A single Equus quagga isolate Etosha38 chromosome 8, UCLA_HA_Equagga_1.0, whole genome shotgun sequence DNA region contains:
- the CHPF2 gene encoding chondroitin sulfate glucuronyltransferase — protein sequence MRLSSLLALLRPALPLILGLSLGCSLSLLRVSWIQGEGEDPCVEAVGEPGGPQNPDSRTRLDQSDEDFKPRIVPYYRDPNKPYKKVLRTRYIQTELGSRERLLVAVLTSRATLSTLAVAVNRTVAHHFPRLLYFTGQRGARTPAGMQVVSHGDERPAWLMSETLRYLHTHFGADYDWFFIMQDDTYVQAPRLAALAGHLSINQDLYLGRAEEFIGTGEQARYCHGGFGYLLSRSLLLRLRPHLDGCRGDILSARPDEWLGRCLIDSLGIGCVSQHQGQQYRSFELAKNRDPEKEGSSAFLSAFAVHPVSEGTLMYRLHKRFSALELERAYSEIEQLQAQIRNLTVLTPEGEAGLSWPVGLPAPFTPHSRFEVLGWDYFTEQHTFSCADGAPKCPLQGASRADVGDAVETAMEQLNRRYQPRLRFQKQRLLNGYRRFDPARGMEYTLDLLLEAVTQRGHRRALARRVSLLRPLSRVEILPMPYVTEATRVQLVLPLLVAEAAAAPAFLEAFAASVLEPREHALLTLLLVYGPREGGRGAPDPFLGVKAAAAELERRYPGTRLAWLAVRAEAPSQVRLMDVVSKKHPVDTLFFLTTVWTRPGPEVLNRCRMNAISGWQAFFPVHFQEFNPALAPQRSPPGPPGAGPDPPSPPGADPSRGASVGGRFDRQASAEGCFYNADYLAARARLAGELAGQEEEEALEGLEVMDVFLRFSGLHLFRAVEPGLVQKFSLRDCSPRLSEELYHRCRLSNLEGLGGRAQLAMALFEQEQANST from the exons ATGCGACTGAGTTCCCTGTTGGCTCTGCTGCGACCAGCACTGCCCCTCATCCTAGGGCTGTCTCTGGGATGTAGCCTGAGCCTCCTGCGGGTTTCCTGGATCCAAGGTGAGGGAGAAGATCCCTGTGTAGAGGCTGTGGGGGAGCCAGGAGGGCCACAGAATCCAGACTCAAGAACTCGGCTTGACCAAAGTGATGAAGACTTCAAACCCCGGATTGTCCCCTACTACAGGGATCCAAACAAGCCCTATAAGAAGGTGCTCAG GACTCGGTACATCCAGACAGAGCTGGGCTCTCGTGAGCGGTTGCTGGTGGCTGTCCTGACTTCCCGGGCCACGCTGTCTACTCTTGCTGTGGCTGTGAACCGCACAGTGGCCCACCACTTCCCTCGGTTACTCTACTTCACTGGGCAGCGAGGGGCCCGGACTCCGGCAGGGATGCAGGTGGTATCTCATGGGGACGAGCGGCCAGCCTGGCTCATGTCAGAGACCCTGCGCTATCTTCACACACACTTTGGGGCCGACTACGACTGGTTCTTCATCATGCAGGATGACACGTATGTGCAGGCCCCCCGCCTGGCAGCCCTTGCCGGCCACCTCAGCATCAACCAAGACCTGTACTTGGGCCGGGCAGAGGAGTTCATTGGCACAGGCGAGCAGGCCCGGTACTGCCACGGGGGCTTTGGCTACCTGTTGTCACGGAGTCTCCTGCTTCGATTGCGGCCACATCTGGATGGCTGCCGAGGAGATATTCTCAGTGCTCGTCCTGACGAGTGGCTTGGCCGCTGCCTCATCGACTCTCTGGGCATTGGCTGTGTCTCACAGCACCAG GGGCAGCAGTATCGCTCATTTGAACTGGCCAAAAATAGGGACCCTGAGAAGGAGGGGAGCTCGGCTTTCCTGAGTGCCTTCGCAGTACACCCTGTCTCCGAGGGAACCCTCATGTACCGGCTCCACAAACGCTTCAGTGCTCTGGAGCTGGAGAGGGCGTACAGTGAAATAGAGCAACTGCAG GCGCAGATCCGGAACCTGACTGTGCTGACCCCcgagggggaggcagggctgagctGGCCCGTTGGGCTCCCGGCCCCTTTCACACCACACTCTCGTTTTGAGGTGCTGGGCTGGGACTACTTCACAGAGCAGCATACCTTCTCCTGTGCAGATGGGGCTCCCAAGTGCCCACTGCAAGGGGCTAGCAGGGCGGATGTGGGTGATGCTGTGGAGACTGCTATGGAGCAGCTGAATCGGCGCTATCAGCCCCGCCTGCGTTTCCAAAAGCAGCGGCTGCTCAATGGCTACCGGCGCTTCGATCCAGCGCGGGGCATGGAGTACACCCTGGACCTGCTGCTGGAAGCTGTGACGCAGCGTGGGCATCGGCGGGCCCTGGCCCGCAGGGTCAGCCTGCTGCGGCCACTGAGCCGGGTGGAAATTTTGCCTATGCCCTATGTCACTGAGGCCACCCGCGTGCAGCTGGTGCTGCCACTCCTGGTGGCTGAAGCTGCTGCAGCCCCTGCTTTCCTCGAGGCCTTTGCAGCCAGTGTTCTGGAACCACGAGAACATGCATTGCTCACCCTGTTGCTGGTTTATGGGCCGCGGGAAGGTGGCCGAGGGGCCCCAGACCCATTTCTTGGGGTGAAGGCTGCAGCGGCTGAGTTAGAGCGACGATATCCTGGGACGAGGCTGGCCTGGCTCGCTGTACGAGCAGAGGCCCCTTCCCAGGTGAGGCTCATGGACGTGGTCTCTAAGAAGCATCCCGTGGACACACTCTTCTTCCTCACCACCGTGTGGACCAGGCCTGGGCCCGAAGTCCTTAACCGCTGCCGCATGAATGCCATCTCCGGCTGGCAGGCCTTCTTCCCAGTCCATTTCCAGGAGTTCAACCCTGCCCTGGCACCACAGAGATCTCCCCCGGGGccccccggggctggccctgatccCCCGTCCCCTCCTGGTGCTGACCCTTCCCGGGGGGCTTCTGTGGGAGGCAGGTTTGACCGACAGGCTTCTGCGGAGGGCTGCTTCTACAATGCGGACTACCTGGCAGCCCGAGCCCGGCTGGCTGGCGAACTGGCaggccaggaagaggaggaagccctggaggggctggaggtgatGGATGTTTTCCTCCGGTTCTCAGGGCTCCACCTCTTCCGGGCCGTGGAGCCAGGGCTGGTGCAGAAGTTCTCCCTGCGTGACTGCAGCCCTCGGCTCAGTGAGGAACTCTACCACCGCTGCCGCCTGAGCaacctggaggggctggggggccgTGCCCAGCTCGCCATGGCTCTGTTTGAACAGGAGCAGGCCAACAGCACCTAG